DNA from Pirellulales bacterium:
TCATCGTTCCCGAGCGCGATCGGGGCGAGGAACTGCGCCGGCAGTTGCCGCAGTTGGTCGACATGCTGGATCGGCTCAGGCTGCCCTACGAAATTATTTGCGTCGACGATGGCTCGGCGCCGTGGACGCAAAAAGTTTTGGAACAACTGCTGGCCGAACAGCCGGCGATGCGACTTTTGGTCTTGGACAATGCGGCAGGAGCGAGCGTGGCGCTCTCGATCGGCGTGGCGGAGGCTCGCGGCGACATCGTGATCGCGATCGAGGCCGGCCAGCGCTACGCCGTCGAAGGAATTCCGCACTTGATCGCCCGGTTGTCGCGACTGGATTTGGTCTACGTGCGGCGTCGACTCAGCGGCTGGCGGAAGTTTTGGCATCGTGTCGGCCGTATCCCGCGAGCGATACTCTTGGGATTGGATGTTCGCCATCCGGAATGCCTGCTATGGGCGGCTCGGCGTGAAGCCGTGGCGGGGATTCATCTCTCGCCGGGCATGCGAAGGTATTTGCCATGGCTGGCGGCGCGGCGAGGCTTTCGCGTCGGCGACATGTACGTCGACGAATCGCTGGCCGGTGATTTCGCCACTGCCGAAAGCGCCGATGCCACCGGCAAGCAAAGTATGCCGGTGCCGGCGTTGCCGGATGGCCGCCGCAATCCGATGGATCTCTTGACGGCGTGGTGGCTCTGTCGCCGCTGGCGGAGCGATGTGTTCCACGAAGTGATGCCCGAGGGCAGCGGCCTTGCAATGCCTGTCGAACGAACGGATCGGCAAACTTACCGAGCGAAGAGTGCATGAAGATTTTCTTTTCGGCCGGCGAGCCGAGCGGCGATTTGCACGGTGCGAACCTGGTCCGGCAATTGCGCGCCCAGCGGTCCGACGTCGAATGCGTCGGCTACGGCGGCCCCTTGATGGCCGCTGCCGGATGCGAATTGCACGCCGATCTGACCGCGCTCGCGGTGATGTTTTTGCTGAGGGCGATCTTGCATCTGCCCGAATTTCTTGCCCTGGCCGGCCGAGCCGACCGCTATTTTCGCCACCATCGGCCCGACGCCGTCGTGCTGATCGACTACCCGGGATTCAATTGGTGGATTGCAAAGCGGGCCAAGGCACACGGAATACCGGTCTACTATTTCGCCCCGCCGCAGATTTGGGCCTGGGCCCAACACCGCGTGAAGAAAATGCGGCGGCTGGTTGATCATGTGCTCTGTGGATTGGCGTTCGAGGCCGAATGGTTTCGCGCCCATGGCTGCAATGCCACGCTCGTGGGTCATCCGTTTTTCGATGAAGTGCGCCGGCAACAACTCGATCAGAACTTTTTGAGCGAAGCACGGGCGCGGCATCCCGGCCGGCGATTGGTCGCCATTCTGCCCGGCTCGCGAACACAAGAGGTAACGAATAATCTCGAACAATTTCTAAAAGCCGCGGCAATAGTCCGGGCACGGGTGCCGGATGTTTGGTTTGCCGTCGCAGCGTTCAAATCGCAGCATGCCGAATTCGCTCGCCAGCGCATTGCCGAATCGGGTCTGCCAATCGAGGTGTGCGTCGGACGCACGCCCGAGCTAATTCACTTGTCGGAATGTTGCATGGCGGTGTCGGGCTCGGTGTCGCTCGAGCTGCTGTTTCAGAAGAAACCGACGGTGATCCAATATCGGATCGGCCGGATCGGGTTTCAGTTGCAAAAGGCTTTCCGAAAGTCGAAATACATCACGCTCGTGAATTTGCTGGCGGCGAAAGATCCGCTTGGCAGCGCGACCGGAAGCAAGTCGGCGGCGACGGCCGACCGGCCTTTGTTTCCCGAATTCTTGAGTTGCGAGGATTGCTCGCTCGCCGTGGCAGCGCAGTTGATTCGCTGGCTGCTCGATGCGGAGCAGCGCGAGGGATTGGTCGCGGAATTGGCGAAGCTAAAAGCGCGAGTGGCCCACGGTGGCGCGACGCAAGCAGCGGCTGCCTA
Protein-coding regions in this window:
- the lpxB gene encoding lipid-A-disaccharide synthase, whose translation is MKIFFSAGEPSGDLHGANLVRQLRAQRSDVECVGYGGPLMAAAGCELHADLTALAVMFLLRAILHLPEFLALAGRADRYFRHHRPDAVVLIDYPGFNWWIAKRAKAHGIPVYYFAPPQIWAWAQHRVKKMRRLVDHVLCGLAFEAEWFRAHGCNATLVGHPFFDEVRRQQLDQNFLSEARARHPGRRLVAILPGSRTQEVTNNLEQFLKAAAIVRARVPDVWFAVAAFKSQHAEFARQRIAESGLPIEVCVGRTPELIHLSECCMAVSGSVSLELLFQKKPTVIQYRIGRIGFQLQKAFRKSKYITLVNLLAAKDPLGSATGSKSAATADRPLFPEFLSCEDCSLAVAAQLIRWLLDAEQREGLVAELAKLKARVAHGGATQAAAAYILKTLVRPIAPPRPHFQPGMAVASSGGAEAATAGSESPAQSSTAPAADMPRAA
- a CDS encoding glycosyltransferase, with the translated sequence MVHYSIIVPERDRGEELRRQLPQLVDMLDRLRLPYEIICVDDGSAPWTQKVLEQLLAEQPAMRLLVLDNAAGASVALSIGVAEARGDIVIAIEAGQRYAVEGIPHLIARLSRLDLVYVRRRLSGWRKFWHRVGRIPRAILLGLDVRHPECLLWAARREAVAGIHLSPGMRRYLPWLAARRGFRVGDMYVDESLAGDFATAESADATGKQSMPVPALPDGRRNPMDLLTAWWLCRRWRSDVFHEVMPEGSGLAMPVERTDRQTYRAKSA